In Colletotrichum lupini chromosome 6, complete sequence, a single window of DNA contains:
- a CDS encoding amino acid permease has product MKGFTKSAGYLALLAALVSETIALPVQDAPLRIEWRSLSSAAKADYISAVKCLDGLPSKIGLKSSRYNDFPYVHAQLNNEIHFVAQFLPWHRYFVHIYETALRDECRYTGPMTYWDWTLDSEDMSKSPVFSNDTTIGFGGNGLNGGLVSPTRPNPLTMCIIDGAFANFTVSYYTTTALSHCLNRGFNDGIGVNAGPYEGGLYSPEKISGIIKTSSNFSTFATTLENGPHGAIHSAVGGDLFPSTSPNDPLFFLHHVQIDRLWWLWQQADLTNRMLDFSGRRNLPSGEADTRPASLNDTLPTLGLAADIPIQQVMSTTTDLLIPPLSAHGASLSAAVGGLLQESPLIHATTGAHSLKEMEEDKPTTCLKQFACYQLAQAIKLNHRPQPFDNFRHRSSPGTLISEATLQSCKAQDVKMICSCCRHVLELRKDYALISNERDGADPPIPHHRDSTSLTASVDAGCYICNRLWAALDIEERCKVRQSNGEPTKRKTPATESPLTSVFWEDGAALAYPRAFLLQLTFDRGKVVDLERNPKKGFFRATVLLLPQESYASQYQIKSHSRSTRSEGTFRVAQRWITECLAEHPQCGAKPNASTTTQWYPSRLLDTGPLDQESSSCRLVLPKITPIQGSYATLSHCWGTKESFNLTTSNYAQLQQEISFDTLPPLYRDAMETSRRLNIRYLWIDSLCIIQHGDDFIDWKQESMHMDKIYSGSFVNISAADAPDANHSLFHDRNPDALCSQVVELPVGSQTNRFLLMDYNFWRTEVSSAVINTRAWVLQERLLSPRVLYFGQRQILWECHQKEDAEIYPEGLLIDLSRFPSRFKGFCHNQMGWRPRDHGDLSKYHYWCNIVNTYTRAKLTFPGDKLIALSAVAKAMRVLLKDSYAAGMWRRYLERQLMWSVAVGEAQVRPSVYRAPSWSWAAVDGHITPGIMDVEAVEMLIEVQDLHLDYVTSDTTGLISGGWLQLWGCLKKLELLPDALFSSHSNNYEFLMMIVNGVSVSVRADSVMKEYQPHVYLDDNQQWVSTQNHQPELFCMPARTRPGNDGSIYMLLLQLKNGKDGTFRRIGIARGWGKELRESLLASNAEESTLPQSQRPYEGHPHRHVSVQQLSPSHPSEHDINKIPLAFLFLTTGSLGTATAPHRRANDQPPSIDSTAVLAPNDLPELESLRTEVSEPLAAFAAAQTAQPADALLAAMLISLDLATPRQVRILKALKRQLKELEKLYRPSTRIMSVSHGGTYPRDHTHARFLLEARKVFKIWLVGLEQWMLAHEAILWFPQDLVRQSYGDPPGFIKYSNLDRSPSLISSVLSRPFTPWCPAVPPSCAMTCGDLCKAWDDHFHRLSWVATQQRSIAAVSCPQGRDTYIAPVGLSKNHPLADPLVRIHHKNSSSAESHFPRRQQAMSSPLKYDHHVGEDRHVVRDDASAEEVGVVKQQEVYAFDESRKIGVTGAVFLILNKMIGTGIFSTPSGIFQSTGSVGVALMLWVIGGVLTFCGMSVFLEFGLAIPRSGGEKNYLERAYKHPKYLATCVLASQMILLGFSSGNSLAFGRYILFASGSESPDGWTARGIGIAGATFAVGIHAITPKWGIRLFNVLGVFKVIVLLFIVFSGFAALAGRRRVPNPHNFDNAFRIEEGEGYGNGGVYGYATALLRIIYSYKGWENANYVVGELKNPRKTLAIAAPLAIGGVTILYVLANVAYFAAIPKTELATSEVIVAGVFFRNVFGNSAGARALPAFVAISNLGNVLAVSFAHARLNQELAKEGLLPFSTFWASNKPFNAPAAALFLHWIVTVIVLVAPPAGPAYNFITDLYTYPGAWINAFVGIGLLYLQWNKRENWTSPWHTYFPITILYVLANVFLCIVPFIPPTGSWTAEGYPYYVFPIVGVGVLLLGGVYWGFWTKIFPAIGGYKVVAERTYDEEGHEVIRYRKVSTKHGHSGPID; this is encoded by the exons ATGAAGGGTTTCACCAAGAGCGCCGGATATCTTGCGTTATTAGCAGCGCTGGTCAGCGAGACCATCGCTCTGCCAGTTCAAGATGCGCCGCTAAGAATCGAGTGGCGATCCCTGTCAAGCGCCGCAAAAGCAGACTACATCAGCGCAGTAAAGTGCTTAGATGGGTTGCCGTCAAAGATCGGTCTCAAATCGTCGCGATACAACGACTTCCCCTATGTCCATGCTCAGCTCAACAACGAAA TTCATTTTGTCGCTCAATTCCTCCCCTGGCATCGGTACTTTGTACACATCTATGAGACAGCCTTGAGAGATGAGTGCAGGTACACAGGCCCAATGACCTACTGGGACTGGACCCTTGACTCTGAAGACATGTCTAAGAGCCCCGTTTTCTCCAACGACACCACCATCGGATTCGGAGGAAACGGCCTGAATGGCGGTTTAGTCTCACCAACGCGACCGAACCCGTTGACCATGTGCATAATTGACGGGGCTTTCGCCAACTTTACCGTATCTTACTACACAACGACAGCGCTCTCTCATTGTCTGAATCGCGGTTTCAATGACGGTATTGGGGTGAATGCCGGTCCTTACGAAGGCGGCTTGTACTCGCCCGAGAAGATCTCAGGAATCATCAAAACCTCTAGCAACTTTTCTACATTCGCGACTACTTTGGAAAACGGGCCCCACGGTGCGATTCACTCAGCCGTTGGAGGAGACCTGTTCCCTTCGACATCTCCAAACG ATCCCTTGTTCTTCCTCCATCATGTGCAGATCGACAGACTTTGGTGGCTTTGGCAGCAGGCTGATCTCACAAATCGGATGCTGGACTTTTCGGGACGAAGGAACCTGCCCTCGGGGGAAGCTGATACCCGGCCAGCGTCTCTGAACGACACGCTGCCAACGCTTGGCTTGGCGGCCGATATCCCCATTCAACAAGTCATGTCAACAACGACAGACTTGct CATCCCGCCTCTTAGTGCTCACGGCGCTTCACTTTCAGCTGCTGTTGGAGGGCTCCTGCAGGAATCGCCGCTAATCCATGCAACCACAGGGGCCCATTCCTTGAAGGAAATGGAAGAAGATAAACCTACGACATGCCT AAAACAGTTCGCATGTTATCAACTCGCTCAAGCGATAAAGCTGAACCATAGACCGCAGCCGTTTGACAATTTTCGCCATAGGTCTTCGCCAGGGACGTTAATATCAGAAGCAACTTTGCAAAGCTGCAAAGCTCAGGACGTCAAGATGATCTGCTCTTGTTGTCGCCACGTTCTTGAGCTCAGGAAGGACTACGCGCTGATCAGTAACGAGCGAGACGGCGCGGATCCCCCCATACCACATCACCGCGATAGCACAAGTCTGACGGCCTCTGTGGACGCTGGATGTTATATTTGCAATCGACTTTGGGCCGCTCTGGATATCGAAGAGCGATGCAAGGTCAGGCAATCAAATGGTGAACCGACGAAACGAAAGACTCCAGCAACCGAGTCACCTCTCACTTCGGTGTTTTGGGAAGACGGAGCAGCACTCGCATATCCCCGCGCCTTTTTACTACAACTCACTTTTGACCGAGGCAAAGTTGTGGATCTAGAGAGAAATCCAAAGAAAGGGTTTTTCCGCGCAACTGTTTTGCTTCTTCCACAAGAAT CCTACGCGTCTCAATACCAAATCAAATCCCACTCCCGTAGTACAAGATCCGAAGGAACCTTTCGTGTCGCACAGAGATGGATTACGGAATGTCTAGCTGAACACCCACAATGCGGTGCCAAACCAAATGCATCTACCACTACGCAGTGGTACCCCAGTCGCCTCCTGGATACAGGACCTCTAGACCAGGAGAGCTCAAGTTGCCGACTCGTCCTACCGAAAATCACCCCTATCCAAGGCTCTTACGCCACACTTAGCCATTGTTGGGGTACGAAGGAGTCTTTCAACCTTACAACAAGCAACTATGCACAACTACAGCAGGAAATCTCATTCGACACCCTCCCTCCCCTGTACCGTGACGCCATGGAAACGAGTCGCCGCCTTAACATTCGGTACCTGTGGATCGACTCCCTGTGTATTATTCAGCACGGTGATGACTTCATTGACTGGAAACAAGAATCAATGCACATGGACAAGATCTACTCGGGGTCCTTTGTCAACATCTCAGCGGCCGATGCCCCAGACGCGAACCACTCCCTCTTTCACGACCGCAATCCCGATGCTCTGTGTTCGCAGGTTGTAGAGCTTCCTGTTGGTTCACAAACTAATCGCTTTCTCTTGATGGACTACAACTTCTGGAGGACAGAAGTTTCCAGCGCGGTCATCAACACAAGAGCCTGGGTGCTCCAAGAGAGACTCCTCTCTCCTAGAGTGCTTTACTTTGGTCAACGGCAGATTCTATGGGAGTGCCATCAAAAAGAAGACGCTGAGATTTATCCGGAAGGCTTACTGATAGACCTATCTCGATTTCCCAGTCGGTTCAAGGGCTTCTGTCACAACCAAATGGGTTGGAGACCCCGGGATCACGGCGATCTGTCAAAGTACCATTACTGGTGCAACATTGTGAATACCTACACTCGAGCTAAGTTGACATTCCCCGGCGATAAGTTGATTGCACTTTCAGCGGTCGCGAAGGCTATGAGAGTGTTACTTAAGGATAGCTATGCTGCAGGGATGTGGCGCCGCTATCTAGAGCGGCAACTGATGTGGTCTGTCGCTGTCGGCGAGGCGCAAGTCAGGCCATCAGTCTACCGGGCCCCAAGCTGGTCTTGGGCGGCGGTAGATGGACACATTACTCCGGGTATCATGGACGTCGAAGCAGTGGAAATGTTGATCGAGGTACAGGATCTACATCTCGACTATGTTACAAGCGATACAACAGGCCTGATCAGCGGTGGGTGGCTACAGCTCTGGGGGTGCCTCAAGAAACTTGAGCTTCTGCCCGATGCCTTGTTCAGCAGTCATAGCAACAACTACGAGTTTTTGATGATGATTGTTAATGGCGTTTCGGTCAGTGTCCGCGCTGATTCAGTCATGAAAGAATATCAACCACACGTTTATCTCGATGACAACCAGCAGTGGGTCAGCACACAGAACCATCAACCGGAACTATTCTGTATGCCAGCCAGAACAAGACCAGGCAATGACGGAAGCATCTACATGCTATTGCTGCAGCTTAAAAATGGAAAAGACGGCACCTTTCGTCGCATTGGAATCGCCCGCGGTTGGGGCAAGGAGTTGAGGGAGAGCTTGCTAGCAAGCAATGCGGAAGAGAGTACCTTACC TCAGAGCCAAAGACCATACGAAGGGCATC CCCATCGGCACGTCTCGGTCCAACAACTGTCGCCATCCCACCCCAGCGAGCACGACATCAACAAAATCCCTTTGGCTTTCCTCTTTCTCACCACCGGTTCACTTGGCACTGCAACAGCGCCGCACCGCAGGGCAAACGACCAGCCCCCCTCGATTGACTCCACTGCTGTCTTA GCCCCAAACGACCTTCCAGAACTGGAAAGCCTTCGGACTGAAGTCAGTGAACCTCTGGCTGCTTTCGCCGCTGCCCAGACAGCCCAGCCTGCTGACGCTCTCTTGGCGGCGATGCTCATCTCACTTGACCTGGCCACTCCAAGACAGGTACGCATTCTCAAGGC CCTCAAGAGGCAGCTCAAGGAGCTTGAGAAGCTATACCGACCGTCAACTCGTATTATGAGTGTCAGCCACGGCGGCACATACCCCCGAGACCACACCCATGCTCGATTCCTTCTGGAAGCACgcaaagtttttaaaatttggCTGGTTGGACTGGAGCAATGGATGTTGGCTCATGAGGCTATTTTGTGGTTTCCGCAAGATCTGGTTCGTCAGAGCTACGGTGACCCCCCGGGATTCATCAAATATTCGAACCTCGATAGGTCGCCTTCATTGATCTCGAGTGTTCTTTCTCGCCCGTTTACTCCTTGGTGTCCCGCCGTGCCGCCCTCGTG TGCCATGACGTGCGGGGACCTCTGCAAAGCCTGGGATGATCACTTTCACCGTTTGTCTTGGGTTGCGACGCAGCAACGCAGCATTGCAGCCGTTAGCTGTCCGCAGGGCAGGGACACATATATAGCACCCGTCGGCCTCTCGAAGAACCACCCGCTTGCCGATCCGCTTGT CCGTATACATCACAAGAACTCGAGCTCGGCCGAATCTCACTTCCCGCGCCGACAGCAAGCTATGAGTTCACCACTCAAATACGATCATCATGTCGGGGAAGACAGGCACGTCGTACGGGACGATGCTTCGGCGGAAGAAGTAGGAGTGGTCAAACAGCAGGAAGTCTACGCCTTCGATGAATCGCGCAAGATTGGTGTTACCGGCGCGGTCTTCCTCATTCTAAATAAGATGATCGGTACCGGTA TCTTCTCTACTCCCTCCGGTATCTTCCAGTCAACTGGCTCCGTCGGCGTCGCTCTCATGCTATGGGTCATCGGTGGTGTCCTGACCTTCTGCGGTATGAGCGTCTTCCTCGAATTCGGCCTCGCCATCCCTCGATCCGGCGGCGAAAAGAATTACCTCGAGCGCGCCTACAAGCACCCCAAATACCTAGCGACCTGCGTGCTCGCTTCGCAGATGATTCTTCTCGGCTTCTCGTCCGGAAACTCCCTTGCCTTCGGCCGATACATCTTATTCGCATCGGGATCCGAGTCCCCGGATGGTTGGACCGCCCGCGGCATTGGTATCGCCGGCGCCACCTTCGCCGTCGGCATCCACGCTATTACACCTAAATGGGGTATTCGTCTATTCAATGTCTTGGGCGTCTTCAAGGTCATTGTCTTACTCTTCATCGTCTTCTCCGGGTTCGCCGCTTTGGCTGGCCGACGTCGCGTGCCAAACCCCCACAATTTTGACAATGCTTTCCGAATCGAAGAGGGAGAGGGCTACGGTAACGGTGGTGTCTATGGATACGCGACAGCTCTGCTTCGCATCATTTACAGTTACAAGGGCTGGGAGAATGCCAACTACGTTGTGGGCGAGTTGAAGAACCCGCGCAAGACTCTGGCTATTGCTGCACCTCTGGCCATCGGCGGCGTGACAATTCTCTACGTCCTTGCAAATG TTGCGTATTTTGCTGCCATCCCCAAGACCGAGCTCGCCACGTCCGAAGTCATTGTTGCAGGTGTCTTCTTCCGCAACGTCTTTGGTAACAGTGCCGGTGCCAGAGCTCTTCCAGCGTTCGTCGCCATCAGCAACTTGGGAAATGTGCTTGCCGTCAGTTTCGCCCATGCTCGGCTGAACCAAGAGTTGGCAAAGGAAGGCCTCTTGCCATTCAGCACCTTCTGGGCATCCAACAAGCCATTCAATGCTCCGGCTGCAGCC CTTTTCCTCCATTGGATCGTTACTGTCATCGTTCTTGTCGCCCCTCCTGCAGGGCCAGCTTACAACTTCATTACAGATCTTTACAC ATATCCCGGCGCATGGATAAACGCGTTTGTTGGGAT TGGTCTCCTTTACCTCCAATGGAACAAGAGAGAGAACTGGACATCACCTTGGCACACCTACTTCCCCATTACCATCCTCTATGTCCTTGCCAACGTGTTCCTCTGTATCGTTCCCTTCATCCCACCCACGGGATCGTGGACTGCAGAGGGTTACCCGTACTACGTCTTCCCAATTGTTGGGGTGGGCGTGCTCCTTCTTGGCGGTGTATACTGGGGTTTCTGGACCAAGATCTTCCCCGCTATTGGTGGCTATAAGGTCGTGGCCGAGAGGACTTATGACGAGGAAGGTCATGAGGTTATTCGATACCGTAAGGTTAGCACAAAGCACGGCCACTCAGGGCCGATCGATTGA